One stretch of Acidimicrobiales bacterium DNA includes these proteins:
- the rsfS gene encoding ribosome silencing factor, with protein MAAARAADAKLGARTLVLDVSDVLSITGWFVITSGANSRQVKTIAEEIEEAVAAAGGPRPLRIEGLDSLRWVLMDYGDFVVHVFLDEERDYYELERLWNDVPRVAWEPDAGGARTAE; from the coding sequence GTGGCCGCGGCCCGCGCCGCCGACGCCAAGCTGGGCGCGCGCACCCTCGTGCTCGACGTGTCCGACGTGTTGTCGATCACGGGCTGGTTCGTCATCACCAGCGGTGCCAACAGCCGGCAGGTGAAGACCATCGCCGAGGAGATCGAAGAGGCGGTCGCGGCCGCCGGCGGGCCCCGACCGCTGCGCATCGAGGGCCTCGACAGCCTGCGGTGGGTGCTCATGGACTACGGCGACTTCGTGGTGCACGTCTTCCTCGACGAGGAGCGCGACTACTACGAGCTGGAGCGGCTCTGGAACGACGTCCCCCGGGTCGCCTGGGAGCCCGACGCCGGCGGGGCCCGCACGGCCGAGTGA
- a CDS encoding aldo/keto reductase — MTDEPLPPATPRPLGALGPIAPLAFGCWRFRDDDLAGAVAAVGAAVQAFEVAGARVLVDNADVYGERAEGGAEALLGRVLREDATLRDRVLIATKAGIRPGRYDGSARHLTAACEASLRRLGVDAIDLFQLHRVDLFTPVAETAAALSALRDAGTIREVGVSNATPAQLDDLERHLPFPIAAVQAECSLLDHRPLFDGTLDWCARRGAAPLAYSPLGGGRLGERSGEVRPDLAARLDSLAGREGVDPVAVCLAFVAAHPSRPVPIVGSQRPDRLVAAAAAPRVRLDRSDLYGLIEDSRGYEMP, encoded by the coding sequence GTGACCGACGAGCCGCTGCCGCCGGCGACGCCGCGGCCGCTCGGCGCCCTGGGGCCCATCGCCCCGCTCGCCTTCGGGTGCTGGCGCTTCCGGGACGACGACCTGGCGGGGGCCGTCGCCGCGGTCGGTGCGGCGGTGCAGGCGTTCGAGGTCGCAGGGGCGCGGGTGCTGGTCGACAACGCCGATGTCTACGGCGAGCGGGCGGAGGGCGGCGCCGAGGCGCTCCTCGGCCGGGTGCTCCGTGAGGACGCCACGCTCCGGGACCGGGTCCTGATCGCGACCAAGGCCGGCATCCGACCCGGGCGCTACGACGGGAGTGCCCGGCACCTCACCGCGGCGTGCGAGGCCTCCCTGCGCCGGCTCGGGGTCGACGCCATCGACCTGTTCCAGCTCCATCGGGTCGACCTGTTCACGCCGGTGGCCGAGACGGCTGCGGCCTTGAGCGCCCTGCGCGACGCCGGCACGATCCGCGAAGTGGGCGTGTCGAACGCCACGCCGGCGCAGCTCGACGACCTCGAGCGCCACCTCCCCTTCCCGATCGCCGCCGTCCAGGCCGAGTGCTCGCTGCTCGACCACCGCCCGCTCTTCGACGGCACCCTCGACTGGTGCGCCCGACGCGGTGCCGCACCCCTGGCGTACAGCCCGCTCGGGGGTGGGCGCCTGGGCGAGCGCTCCGGTGAGGTGCGCCCCGATCTGGCTGCCCGGCTGGACTCGCTGGCAGGGCGCGAGGGCGTCGACCCGGTCGCGGTCTGCCTCGCGTTCGTCGCCGCTCACCCGTCCCGGCCGGTGCCCATCGTCGGCTCCCAGCGGCCCGATCGCCTGGTCGCCGCCGCGGCCGCACCCCGTGTCCGCCTCGATCGCAGCGACCTCTACGGGCTCATCGAGGATTCGCGCGGCTACGAGATGCCCTGA
- the nadD gene encoding nicotinate (nicotinamide) nucleotide adenylyltransferase — translation MTGRGERIGLFGGTFDPPHVGHLAAAVNARHDLGLDVVLLVVANVPWQKVGERVVSPASVRLELVRLAVGDVEGVEVCDLEIRRGGPSYTADTVRELFEEDPSRELYVIVGSDAAAGLPTWERVDEVRQRAVIAVVDRPGGSWGPPRGWDVERVEVPRLEISSTDLRDRVVDGRPLDYLVPAPVVSGIERLGLYRDDR, via the coding sequence GTGACCGGCAGGGGCGAGCGCATCGGGTTGTTCGGGGGGACCTTCGATCCGCCTCACGTCGGGCACCTCGCGGCGGCGGTCAACGCCCGCCACGACCTCGGCCTCGACGTGGTGCTCCTGGTCGTGGCCAACGTGCCGTGGCAGAAGGTGGGGGAGCGGGTGGTGAGCCCGGCCTCGGTGCGCCTCGAGCTGGTGCGCCTCGCCGTGGGCGATGTCGAGGGCGTCGAGGTGTGTGACCTCGAGATCCGGCGGGGTGGGCCGTCGTACACGGCCGACACCGTGCGTGAGCTGTTCGAGGAGGACCCTTCCCGCGAGCTCTACGTCATCGTCGGCAGCGACGCCGCGGCCGGGCTCCCGACGTGGGAGCGCGTGGACGAGGTGCGCCAGCGGGCCGTCATCGCCGTGGTCGACCGACCCGGTGGCTCCTGGGGCCCTCCGCGGGGCTGGGACGTCGAGCGCGTCGAGGTCCCTCGGCTCGAGATCTCGTCGACCGATCTCCGCGACCGTGTCGTGGACGGTCGTCCCCTCGACTACCTGGTCCCGGCCCCGGTCGTTTCGGGCATCGAGCGCCTCGGCCTCTATCGTGACGACCGATGA
- a CDS encoding LamG domain-containing protein — protein sequence MSRRVRAFWLLVVLLMLAMTGCDAGRSLRFFGTGSGRADRVEIALDAPARPVDVGAGAFTIEWWMRGWRSNNPSGVVACGAGAYGWIGGHVVVDRDRFPFSGPDGRDFGVSVDRYGDVAFGAQDGTGAASTVCTDLPGDGVLDGRWHHVAVERTGADHLQIWVDGVRRADGVGPAGDLSYPDGTTGARPADPYLVIGAEKHDVGAAYPSFAGRLDELRVSSIRRYRTAFARPTAPFVADSATVGLYHFDEAAGSRVTDSSGAVGGPSHGLVRFTPSGARPARTDDTPFG from the coding sequence GTGTCACGCCGTGTTCGCGCCTTCTGGCTTCTCGTCGTGCTGCTGATGCTCGCGATGACGGGTTGCGACGCCGGCCGGTCGCTGCGCTTCTTCGGGACCGGGTCGGGTCGGGCCGACCGGGTCGAGATCGCGCTCGACGCCCCAGCCCGCCCCGTCGACGTCGGCGCCGGAGCCTTCACCATCGAGTGGTGGATGCGGGGCTGGCGGTCCAACAACCCGTCCGGGGTCGTGGCGTGCGGCGCCGGTGCCTACGGGTGGATCGGCGGGCACGTGGTGGTGGACCGCGACCGCTTCCCGTTCAGCGGGCCCGACGGGCGGGACTTCGGGGTCTCCGTCGACCGCTACGGGGACGTCGCCTTCGGCGCGCAGGACGGCACCGGCGCGGCTTCGACGGTGTGCACCGACCTCCCCGGCGACGGCGTGCTCGACGGGCGCTGGCACCACGTGGCGGTGGAGCGCACCGGCGCCGATCATCTTCAGATCTGGGTCGACGGGGTGCGCCGGGCCGATGGCGTGGGCCCGGCGGGCGACCTCTCCTACCCCGACGGGACGACCGGCGCACGACCGGCCGATCCCTACCTGGTGATCGGGGCGGAGAAGCACGACGTCGGCGCGGCCTACCCCTCGTTCGCGGGCCGCCTCGACGAGCTGCGGGTCTCCTCCATCCGGCGGTACCGCACTGCCTTCGCCCGACCGACGGCGCCGTTTGTCGCCGACTCGGCGACGGTGGGCCTGTACCACTTCGACGAGGCCGCGGGGTCCCGCGTGACGGACTCGTCCGGCGCGGTCGGCGGCCCCAGCCACGGGCTGGTGCGCTTCACGCCGTCCGGGGCCCGTCCGGCGCGCACCGACGACACGCCGTTCGGCTGA
- a CDS encoding phytanoyl-CoA dioxygenase family protein, whose amino-acid sequence MGVIDFDAATLAADGFAVHRKVFDEAEMARVVAMIEAADAVNPHHDQLNNGAMRFASNLLPCSADLQAWVTQPVLLDLVCPRLGPDVWIRWDQAVAKGPGAPLFPFHQDNGYSQVGFEHLQVWVGLSAADADNGGLWLIPGSHLRTWTHANDDGVVRVLEPTDGAVCIPAEVGDVVVFSSHTVHATLPNVSDRLRWAYVIEYVSLDHADPYLTPPFFVAARGGRPAPSWVDALPGAVAPS is encoded by the coding sequence ATGGGTGTGATCGACTTCGACGCCGCCACGCTGGCCGCCGACGGCTTCGCCGTCCACCGCAAGGTGTTCGACGAGGCGGAGATGGCCCGGGTCGTCGCCATGATCGAGGCCGCCGACGCGGTCAACCCGCACCACGACCAGCTGAACAACGGCGCCATGCGCTTCGCCAGCAACCTGCTGCCCTGCAGCGCCGACCTCCAGGCGTGGGTGACCCAGCCGGTGCTGCTCGACCTCGTGTGCCCCCGGCTCGGGCCCGACGTCTGGATCCGGTGGGACCAGGCCGTGGCCAAGGGCCCCGGCGCCCCCTTGTTCCCGTTCCACCAGGACAACGGCTACAGCCAGGTGGGCTTCGAGCACCTCCAGGTCTGGGTCGGCCTCAGCGCCGCCGACGCCGACAACGGCGGCCTCTGGCTCATCCCGGGCAGCCATCTGCGCACCTGGACCCACGCCAACGACGACGGCGTCGTGCGGGTCCTCGAGCCCACCGACGGTGCCGTGTGCATCCCCGCCGAGGTGGGCGACGTCGTGGTGTTCTCGTCCCACACCGTCCACGCCACCCTGCCCAACGTCAGCGATCGCCTGCGGTGGGCGTACGTCATCGAGTACGTCTCGCTGGACCACGCCGACCCCTACCTCACGCCGCCCTTCTTCGTCGCGGCGCGAGGGGGCCGCCCCGCCCCGTCCTGGGTCGATGCGCTGCCGGGCGCCGTCGCACCGTCCTAG
- a CDS encoding 3-deoxy-7-phosphoheptulonate synthase class II yields MASTSWTPSSWRDRPAGQQPDWPDAGAFDQAVKTIATLPPLVFAGEARELTRSLAQVSAGEAFLLQAGDCAESFDAFSADAIRDKLRVILQMAVVLTYSSGVPTVKVGRIAGQFAKPRSSPVEKVEAVELPSFRGDIVNSIGFTAAARTPDPERLVQAYHQSASTLNLLRAFTKGGFADLGQVHGWNQEFVASSNEGRRYEQLASEIDRALRFMKACGVDTSSQPDLQQVDFYTSHEALILGYEEALTRRDSLTGDWYDCSAHMLWVGERTREPEGAHLEFLSGVHNPVGAKVGPSVTPDEVLALCERLNPDRIPGRLTLISRMGAPRIEAGLPPLLAAVRDAGHPVVWACDPMHGNTFTSGTGHKTRHLDDVLAEIAGFFAAHRAEGTWAGGVHVELTGDNVTECLGGAEEILDADLGDRYETMCDPRLNARQSLDLAFRVSELLREHR; encoded by the coding sequence GTGGCCTCCACTTCCTGGACCCCGTCGTCCTGGCGCGACCGCCCTGCCGGCCAGCAGCCCGACTGGCCGGACGCCGGCGCGTTCGACCAGGCCGTCAAGACCATCGCCACCCTGCCCCCGCTCGTGTTCGCGGGCGAGGCCCGCGAGCTCACCCGCAGCCTGGCCCAGGTGAGCGCGGGCGAGGCCTTCCTGCTCCAGGCGGGCGACTGCGCCGAGTCCTTCGACGCCTTCTCCGCAGACGCCATCCGGGACAAGCTGCGGGTGATCCTCCAGATGGCCGTCGTGCTCACGTACTCGTCGGGCGTCCCCACGGTGAAGGTCGGGCGGATCGCCGGGCAGTTCGCCAAGCCGCGGTCGTCACCCGTCGAGAAGGTCGAGGCGGTGGAGCTGCCGTCGTTCCGCGGTGACATCGTCAACTCGATCGGGTTCACGGCCGCAGCCCGCACGCCGGATCCCGAGCGCCTCGTGCAGGCGTACCACCAGTCGGCGTCGACGCTGAACCTGCTCCGGGCCTTCACCAAGGGCGGGTTCGCCGACCTCGGCCAGGTGCACGGGTGGAACCAGGAGTTCGTGGCCAGCAGCAACGAGGGCCGCCGCTACGAGCAGCTCGCCTCCGAGATCGACCGCGCCCTGCGCTTCATGAAGGCCTGCGGGGTCGACACCTCCTCGCAGCCCGACCTCCAACAGGTCGACTTCTACACCAGCCACGAGGCGCTGATCCTCGGCTACGAAGAGGCGCTCACCCGTCGAGACTCGCTCACAGGCGACTGGTACGACTGCTCGGCCCACATGCTCTGGGTGGGCGAGCGGACGCGTGAGCCCGAGGGCGCCCACCTCGAGTTCCTCTCCGGGGTGCACAACCCCGTCGGAGCCAAGGTCGGCCCCTCCGTCACCCCCGACGAGGTGCTGGCGCTGTGTGAGCGCCTCAACCCCGACCGCATCCCGGGTCGCCTGACCCTCATCAGCCGCATGGGCGCCCCGCGTATCGAGGCAGGGCTGCCTCCCCTGCTCGCCGCCGTGCGCGACGCCGGCCATCCCGTGGTGTGGGCCTGTGATCCCATGCACGGGAACACCTTCACCAGTGGCACGGGCCACAAGACCCGCCACCTCGACGACGTGCTCGCCGAGATCGCCGGATTCTTCGCCGCCCACCGCGCCGAGGGCACCTGGGCCGGCGGCGTGCACGTCGAGCTCACGGGCGACAACGTCACCGAGTGCCTCGGCGGCGCCGAGGAGATCCTCGACGCCGACCTGGGCGACCGCTACGAGACGATGTGCGACCCTCGCCTGAACGCCCGCCAGTCACTCGACCTGGCCTTCCGAGTCTCCGAGCTGCTGCGCGAGCACCGCTGA
- a CDS encoding sigma-70 family RNA polymerase sigma factor: MSDSVGQYLNEIGLVPLLTAQEERELSQVIEKGAEARVRIADGESGIELDRAVRAAERAKDRFIRANLRLVVSVARRYPLPPSMELLDLVQEGNLGLEHAVDKFDWRKGFKFSTYATFWIRQAIGRALDQKASLVRLPGDRSASLRAALRQVAGDGDELDDEHARLHRLTTPTSLDRTIGDDDSNELVDLLPDSTPGPEQEVLDRAEQQMVTDLLSVLDTRARYAVEQRFGLHDGRKRSYREVGEELGVTAEAARRLVKRAVSTVRDQAAATTDAA; this comes from the coding sequence ATGAGCGATTCAGTAGGCCAGTACCTCAACGAGATCGGCTTGGTGCCGCTGCTCACCGCCCAGGAGGAGCGCGAGCTCTCCCAGGTGATCGAGAAGGGCGCCGAGGCACGCGTGCGGATCGCCGACGGCGAGTCCGGCATCGAGCTCGACCGTGCCGTGCGCGCCGCCGAGCGGGCGAAGGACCGGTTCATCCGGGCCAACCTCCGCCTCGTGGTGTCGGTCGCCCGTCGCTACCCGCTCCCCCCGAGCATGGAGCTGCTCGACCTGGTCCAGGAGGGCAACCTCGGCCTCGAGCACGCCGTCGACAAGTTCGACTGGCGCAAGGGCTTCAAGTTCTCCACCTACGCCACCTTCTGGATCCGCCAGGCCATCGGCCGGGCCCTCGACCAGAAGGCGAGCCTGGTGCGCCTGCCGGGCGACCGCTCGGCCAGCCTGCGGGCCGCGCTGCGCCAGGTCGCGGGCGACGGGGACGAGCTCGACGACGAGCACGCTCGCCTGCACCGCCTCACCACCCCCACCTCGCTCGACCGGACCATCGGCGACGACGACAGCAACGAACTCGTCGACCTGCTCCCCGACTCGACGCCGGGCCCCGAGCAGGAGGTCCTCGACCGCGCCGAGCAGCAGATGGTCACCGACCTGTTGAGCGTCCTGGACACGCGGGCCCGGTACGCCGTCGAGCAGCGCTTCGGCCTGCACGACGGGCGTAAGCGCAGCTACCGAGAGGTGGGCGAGGAGCTCGGCGTCACCGCCGAGGCCGCCCGCCGCCTGGTGAAGCGTGCGGTCAGCACCGTGCGCGACCAGGCCGCCGCCACCACCGACGCCGCCTAG
- a CDS encoding nitrite/sulfite reductase, protein MLPHAEIDPAMSADIAKFEAQLARYQAGDLPEDVFRVFRLNNGIYGQRQGGTNQMVRVKIPYGSMLPEQLDMMGRLADEHSRGWGHLTTRQNVQFHFVELTEVPEVMRKLASVGMTTREACGDTVRTVQGCHLAGACPKEALDISPWAEAAHRHFLRNPLAQRLPRKFKINFSGCATDCGQAMFNDVGVIATTRTLEDGSVEAGFRVFLAGGLGATPHPALALEPFTPREELLATLEAVLRVFSNHANRDNKLRARLKWLVDTMGWDELQARVLKERAFLVASSSWPGGVPAIVEKLGDDPAGLAPGATAPTIGQGTPVTIRSGDQRDRWHQANVVRGAAKGTVSAYAWSRLGDVTADQFRALAAIQRELGAEVRVTNRQNFVFRGLSESQLDTLYERLEVIGMAQPGAELTRDVVACPGADTCNLAVTQSRGLADEIGRRLEEEGLAEIGGVRTNISGCTNSCGQHHASDIGFFGAERRAHGKAAPGYQMLLGGYVGEERIEFGQKALRLPAKNAPEAAVRVVRRYAGEREAGEAFQSWLARVGGVDEVRKDLLDLDWFPEPEDGPEYYVDYGETGPYVAEVGDSECAT, encoded by the coding sequence GTGCTCCCGCACGCCGAGATCGACCCGGCGATGTCCGCGGACATCGCCAAGTTCGAAGCGCAGCTCGCCCGGTACCAGGCCGGCGACCTCCCCGAGGACGTCTTCCGGGTCTTCCGCCTGAACAACGGCATCTACGGCCAGCGCCAGGGCGGCACCAACCAGATGGTGCGGGTCAAGATCCCCTACGGCTCGATGCTGCCCGAGCAGCTCGACATGATGGGCCGCCTGGCCGACGAGCACTCTCGGGGCTGGGGCCACCTCACCACCCGCCAGAACGTGCAGTTCCACTTCGTCGAGCTGACCGAGGTGCCCGAGGTCATGCGCAAGCTCGCCTCGGTGGGCATGACCACCCGGGAAGCCTGCGGCGACACGGTCCGCACCGTGCAGGGCTGCCACCTGGCCGGTGCCTGCCCGAAGGAGGCCCTCGACATCAGCCCCTGGGCGGAGGCGGCGCACCGGCACTTCCTGCGCAACCCCCTCGCCCAGCGCCTCCCCCGCAAGTTCAAGATCAACTTTTCCGGCTGCGCCACCGACTGCGGCCAGGCCATGTTCAACGACGTGGGAGTCATCGCCACCACGCGCACGCTCGAGGACGGCTCGGTCGAGGCGGGTTTTCGCGTCTTCCTCGCCGGGGGCCTCGGCGCCACCCCGCACCCCGCGCTCGCGCTCGAGCCCTTCACGCCCCGGGAGGAGCTGCTCGCCACCCTCGAGGCGGTCCTGCGGGTGTTCTCCAACCACGCCAACCGGGACAACAAGCTGCGCGCCCGCCTCAAGTGGCTCGTCGACACCATGGGGTGGGACGAGCTCCAGGCCCGCGTGTTGAAGGAGCGGGCCTTCCTCGTGGCGTCCTCCTCCTGGCCCGGTGGCGTTCCCGCCATCGTCGAGAAGCTGGGTGACGACCCCGCCGGCCTGGCTCCCGGGGCCACTGCACCGACCATCGGACAGGGCACGCCCGTGACCATCCGCAGCGGCGACCAGCGCGACCGCTGGCACCAGGCCAACGTCGTGCGGGGCGCGGCCAAGGGCACGGTGTCTGCCTACGCCTGGAGCCGCCTGGGCGACGTGACCGCCGACCAGTTCCGGGCGCTCGCCGCCATCCAGCGCGAGCTCGGGGCCGAGGTCCGGGTCACGAATCGCCAGAACTTCGTGTTCCGGGGCCTCTCGGAGTCGCAGCTCGACACGCTCTACGAGCGCCTCGAGGTCATCGGCATGGCCCAGCCCGGGGCCGAGCTCACCCGGGACGTCGTCGCCTGTCCGGGCGCCGACACCTGCAACCTGGCCGTGACACAGTCCCGTGGCCTCGCCGACGAGATCGGCCGGCGCCTCGAAGAGGAGGGCCTCGCCGAGATCGGCGGCGTGCGCACCAACATCTCCGGCTGCACCAACTCGTGCGGCCAGCACCACGCCTCGGACATCGGCTTCTTCGGGGCCGAGCGCCGTGCCCACGGCAAGGCCGCCCCCGGCTACCAGATGCTCCTCGGCGGCTACGTCGGCGAGGAGCGCATCGAGTTCGGCCAGAAGGCGCTGCGCCTCCCGGCCAAGAACGCCCCCGAGGCCGCGGTGCGGGTCGTGCGTCGCTACGCCGGTGAGCGTGAGGCGGGTGAGGCCTTCCAGAGCTGGCTGGCCCGCGTCGGCGGCGTCGACGAGGTCCGCAAGGATCTGCTCGACCTCGACTGGTTCCCCGAGCCCGAGGACGGCCCCGAGTACTACGTGGACTACGGCGAGACCGGGCCCTACGTGGCCGAGGTCGGTGACTCGGAGTGCGCGACCTGA
- a CDS encoding LytR C-terminal domain-containing protein: MSHEPMVLPPAGTGERARRRREREAASDGSDGPPSVEGPSDPAPDAEPSRRRAHPVLRYAFIGTWVVLILAIPVLTVVGIKAVGRSNAGRELNVETDPRAEGYEAAVDPTPTMLVTQTDDAGTITGVTMLSLKNSGGGNLTFFPAGTVLELPFTETGQAPMNEIYQGAGQTGLEQRVETLLVAAAQEDVEILNNAQWASLVAPLGPLTIDNPVELVTTDAFGGQVTFAQGPIPVPPEQIGLFVNSRGLEENDLTRLERQQAFWTAWLAAVKVSTDPNAVPGETDSGLGRFVRDLSKGDATFNTLPVTPIGIPGVGATDSNLYQPDQVAVDALVAETIPLPVGVGRLRSRVLDGTGTEGLAIEAARIIVPAGAEIAIVGNAENFGREQTVVQYYDPAERDQAQRLVDALGVGRLVLRENVTDNVDVTVIIGSDFELENAPGASAAATTTTAPLGAPATTLPVDPFAVTTTVPFGVAPEITPPTEAPTG, from the coding sequence ATGAGCCATGAGCCCATGGTCCTGCCCCCGGCCGGGACGGGCGAACGTGCCCGTCGCCGCCGGGAGCGCGAGGCCGCATCCGACGGGAGCGACGGGCCCCCGTCGGTCGAGGGGCCGTCCGACCCGGCTCCCGACGCCGAACCGTCCCGTCGCCGGGCCCACCCCGTCCTGCGTTACGCGTTCATCGGCACCTGGGTCGTCCTCATCCTCGCGATCCCGGTGCTCACCGTCGTCGGCATCAAGGCGGTCGGTCGCAGCAACGCCGGTCGCGAGCTGAACGTCGAGACCGATCCCCGGGCCGAGGGCTACGAGGCCGCGGTCGATCCCACCCCGACGATGCTCGTGACCCAGACCGACGACGCCGGCACGATCACCGGGGTCACCATGCTCTCGCTGAAGAACAGCGGGGGCGGCAACCTCACCTTCTTCCCGGCCGGCACGGTGCTCGAGCTGCCCTTCACCGAGACGGGGCAGGCGCCCATGAACGAGATCTACCAGGGTGCCGGCCAGACCGGCCTCGAGCAGCGGGTCGAGACGCTCCTCGTGGCGGCGGCCCAGGAGGACGTCGAGATCCTGAACAACGCGCAGTGGGCCAGCCTCGTGGCTCCGCTGGGCCCGCTCACCATCGACAACCCGGTCGAGCTGGTGACCACCGATGCCTTCGGGGGGCAGGTCACGTTCGCGCAGGGCCCGATCCCGGTGCCGCCGGAGCAGATCGGCCTGTTCGTGAACTCGCGGGGGCTCGAGGAGAACGACCTCACCCGTCTGGAGCGCCAGCAGGCCTTCTGGACGGCCTGGTTGGCGGCGGTGAAGGTGTCGACCGACCCCAACGCCGTCCCGGGCGAGACCGACAGCGGCCTGGGCCGGTTCGTCCGCGACCTCTCGAAGGGTGACGCCACCTTCAACACGCTCCCGGTCACCCCCATCGGGATCCCCGGGGTGGGTGCCACCGACTCCAACCTCTACCAGCCGGACCAGGTGGCGGTCGATGCGCTCGTGGCCGAGACCATCCCGCTTCCCGTAGGCGTCGGGCGCCTGCGGTCCCGTGTGCTCGACGGCACCGGCACCGAGGGCCTGGCGATCGAGGCGGCCCGCATCATCGTGCCCGCCGGCGCGGAGATCGCCATCGTGGGCAACGCCGAGAACTTCGGGCGCGAGCAGACCGTGGTCCAGTACTACGACCCCGCGGAGCGCGACCAGGCGCAGCGCCTCGTCGACGCCCTGGGCGTCGGACGCCTGGTGCTGCGGGAGAACGTCACCGACAACGTGGACGTCACCGTGATCATCGGGAGCGACTTCGAGCTCGAGAATGCGCCCGGCGCCTCGGCGGCGGCCACGACGACCACCGCGCCTCTCGGGGCGCCCGCCACCACCTTGCCGGTCGACCCGTTCGCGGTGACCACCACGGTCCCGTTCGGGGTGGCGCCGGAGATCACCCCGCCGACGGAGGCCCCCACTGGCTGA
- a CDS encoding phosphoadenylyl-sulfate reductase, with amino-acid sequence MAFDPVGLDVPSFSDDELADLNREFEGLPASKIIQWAVDCFAPYLCMTASMTDAVLIDLAVKVDPAIEVVFIDTGYHFPETLQTVEDVRRRYGLNMRIMTVAHHAEELWKLDPENCCSAIKVGQLDRALAGKAAWMSGLRRVEAASRDSAPIVVRDLRGLVKVNPIATWTDDDVAGYIADHDVPQNPLVDQGYLSIGCEPCTKPVAPGDDPRSGRWAGRDRTECGLHV; translated from the coding sequence ATGGCCTTCGATCCCGTCGGCCTCGACGTCCCCTCCTTCTCCGACGACGAGCTCGCCGACCTCAACCGCGAGTTCGAGGGCCTGCCCGCCAGCAAGATCATCCAGTGGGCGGTCGACTGCTTCGCGCCCTACCTGTGCATGACGGCCTCGATGACCGACGCCGTGCTCATCGACCTGGCGGTGAAGGTGGACCCTGCCATCGAGGTCGTCTTCATCGACACCGGCTACCACTTCCCCGAGACGCTCCAGACCGTCGAGGACGTGCGCCGGCGCTACGGCCTGAACATGCGCATCATGACCGTCGCCCACCACGCGGAAGAGCTCTGGAAGCTCGACCCCGAGAACTGCTGCTCGGCCATCAAGGTGGGACAGCTCGACCGGGCCCTCGCCGGCAAGGCCGCGTGGATGAGCGGCCTGCGCCGCGTCGAGGCCGCCAGTCGGGACTCCGCACCCATCGTGGTCCGTGACCTGCGTGGGCTGGTCAAGGTGAACCCCATCGCGACCTGGACCGACGACGACGTCGCCGGCTACATCGCCGACCACGACGTGCCCCAGAACCCGCTCGTGGACCAGGGCTACCTGTCGATCGGCTGCGAGCCGTGCACCAAGCCGGTCGCTCCCGGCGACGACCCCCGGTCCGGACGATGGGCCGGACGCGACCGCACCGAGTGCGGCCTGCACGTCTGA